The following proteins are encoded in a genomic region of Methanobrevibacter sp.:
- a CDS encoding DUF2207 domain-containing protein encodes MNRKLVSIILISIFLISVLPTAFANDDDNRSYTIDLADIILNIQDNGLLKVDESYTYTFHGKYNGVYREIPLKKGQSIDNLKVSADGAYTKAEPHNEDGYYKIKVYLYSDKDLTKPIKDTSVVIHYSYDFKDVINIYNDVGEIQYKLWGDGWENGVQKLVAHINFPNDQKIEYWINPYDADAESSWSGNTLTVQSGPRHYDEYLEVRALIPLSEFKDPVYANKISQDGHDKLVKIEEDYVNGAVFKDALVSYLPLILAITLIVPVGIYLRYGREPKVIYDAPYEHEIPTDDSPIFVDAMFGKRSNVGEVSQNGIQATIMEMIGDGIIKIANKDDGNNDLKLILPENYDDLPQYKYDIIRLLLSPYARNGILDFNQMKSDLKSEYSAKAFNENLKKIRRDYANMEVRPLLRQYFDSKGSNLFKVYGIILAIVSIIVMVYAIISNPAILTLFIEGLVFLILGIFIFLLPNRYAGHWTEAGFTQYKKWEAFRKFLKDFSLIKQHPPESIAIWDKYLIYATALGDAKAVNKAMKTIKPAFENDDYYRSDVYYYSNVGGPLLFASVISTSNASANSNDNGGFGGAGGGSGGGGGGAF; translated from the coding sequence ATGAATCGAAAATTAGTTTCAATTATTCTAATTTCTATTTTTCTAATATCCGTATTGCCAACAGCATTTGCCAATGATGATGACAATAGGAGTTATACGATTGATTTAGCAGATATTATTCTTAATATTCAGGATAATGGTCTTTTAAAAGTGGATGAATCTTATACTTATACATTTCATGGAAAATATAATGGGGTTTATAGGGAAATTCCATTAAAGAAAGGACAATCTATTGATAATCTAAAGGTTAGTGCTGATGGTGCTTATACAAAAGCAGAACCACATAATGAAGATGGTTATTATAAAATAAAAGTTTATTTGTATTCTGATAAGGATTTAACCAAACCTATAAAGGACACATCTGTGGTAATTCATTATAGCTATGATTTTAAGGATGTTATTAATATTTACAATGATGTTGGAGAGATCCAGTATAAATTATGGGGTGATGGATGGGAAAACGGTGTTCAAAAGTTAGTTGCTCACATTAACTTCCCAAATGACCAAAAAATTGAATATTGGATTAATCCGTACGATGCAGATGCTGAAAGTTCATGGAGTGGTAATACTCTAACAGTTCAATCAGGTCCTCGTCATTATGACGAATATCTTGAAGTGAGAGCATTGATTCCTTTATCTGAGTTCAAAGATCCGGTTTATGCAAATAAAATCAGTCAGGACGGACATGATAAGCTAGTTAAGATAGAAGAGGATTATGTGAATGGTGCTGTTTTTAAAGATGCATTAGTTTCATATTTGCCGCTAATTTTAGCTATTACTTTAATAGTTCCTGTTGGTATCTATTTGAGGTATGGTAGGGAACCTAAAGTGATATATGATGCTCCTTATGAGCATGAGATTCCAACCGATGATTCTCCGATATTTGTTGATGCGATGTTTGGAAAAAGATCCAATGTGGGGGAAGTTAGTCAGAATGGTATTCAGGCAACCATAATGGAAATGATTGGGGATGGAATTATCAAAATAGCTAATAAGGATGATGGAAATAATGATCTTAAACTTATTTTGCCTGAAAATTATGATGATTTGCCTCAATACAAATATGATATAATAAGATTACTTTTAAGTCCATATGCTAGGAATGGTATTTTGGATTTCAATCAAATGAAATCAGATTTAAAATCAGAATATTCGGCAAAGGCTTTCAATGAAAACCTGAAGAAAATTAGAAGGGACTATGCAAACATGGAAGTCAGGCCTCTTTTAAGACAATACTTCGATTCTAAAGGTTCTAATTTGTTTAAAGTTTATGGCATTATTTTAGCTATAGTATCAATTATTGTCATGGTTTATGCGATTATCAGCAATCCTGCAATTTTAACTTTATTTATTGAAGGACTTGTTTTCCTTATTTTAGGTATTTTCATATTTCTATTGCCAAACCGTTATGCGGGGCATTGGACAGAGGCAGGTTTTACCCAATATAAAAAATGGGAAGCCTTTAGAAAATTCCTTAAGGACTTTTCATTAATAAAACAACATCCTCCAGAGTCTATTGCAATTTGGGATAAATATTTGATTTATGCAACTGCCTTAGGCGATGCAAAAGCAGTCAACAAAGCTATGAAAACCATAAAACCAGCATTTGAAAATGATGACTATTACCGCAGCGATGTCTATTATTACAGCAATGTTGGAGGTCCTCTTTTATTCGCAAGTGTTATTTCCACAAGTAATGCTTCTGCCAATAGTAACGATAATGGAGGATTTGGTGGAGCTGGAGGAGGTTCCGGTGGTGGAGGTGGAGGTGCTTTCTAA